Proteins found in one Leptospira ellinghausenii genomic segment:
- the eutC gene encoding ethanolamine ammonia-lyase subunit EutC has product MSNLDRWKQFTQARIGLGRFGASISTKDMLKFRMDHAKAKDAVVQEPSWDPIFDKLKSISKLYGIQHQFVKSRVTSKQEYLLRPDLGRRLSEESILKLDSMEKGYDLGIVCVDGLSAKAIDENLLLFLEGFLSKIEFLHLKLAPLVVAQWGRVAIGDEISEILQSKICLVIIGERPGLSSSDSLGLYLTYEPKIGKTDETRNCISNVRPLGFPLPLACDKTIYLIQESISQKRSGVLLKDQMPKPKQSIDMKEDLSKLKSFREE; this is encoded by the coding sequence ATGTCAAATTTAGATCGATGGAAACAATTCACACAAGCAAGGATTGGACTTGGAAGATTTGGTGCTTCTATTTCCACCAAAGACATGTTAAAGTTTAGGATGGACCATGCGAAGGCAAAAGATGCAGTTGTACAAGAACCTTCTTGGGATCCAATTTTTGATAAATTGAAGTCAATCTCAAAGTTATATGGAATCCAACACCAATTTGTCAAAAGCCGAGTAACCTCTAAACAAGAGTATTTATTAAGGCCTGATTTGGGCAGAAGGCTTTCGGAAGAATCAATACTCAAATTGGATTCAATGGAGAAGGGTTATGATTTGGGAATTGTTTGTGTGGATGGTTTGTCTGCGAAAGCAATCGATGAAAACTTACTTCTATTTTTAGAAGGATTCCTTTCGAAAATTGAATTTTTGCATCTTAAACTTGCACCTTTAGTAGTGGCACAATGGGGTAGAGTTGCGATCGGAGATGAAATTTCCGAAATTTTACAATCCAAAATTTGTTTAGTGATCATTGGAGAAAGGCCTGGTCTTAGTTCCTCCGATAGCCTTGGACTTTATCTTACGTATGAACCAAAAATAGGAAAAACGGATGAAACAAGAAATTGTATTTCCAATGTCAGACCACTTGGATTTCCGCTACCGTTAGCCTGCGATAAAACAATTTACTTAATCCAGGAAAGTATTTCCCAAAAACGCTCTGGTGTTTTACTCAAAGACCAAATGCCAAAACCAAAACAGTCGATTGACATGAAAGAGGATCTTTCTAAACTGAAATCATTCCGGGAGGAATGA
- the katG gene encoding catalase/peroxidase HPI — protein MRNFRRFTIALLVLFLGPIGAADTKETQGMDRQNTSNQFWWPERLDLAPLRQHSAESNPLGRQYNYAKAFKELDIQTLKQEIKTVMTTSQDWWPADYGHYGPFFIRMAWHSAGTYRISDGRGGAGGGQQRFEPLNSWPDNANLDKARRLLWPIKKKYGNKISWADLMVLTGNVALESMGFKTYGFAGGRTDDWEADLVYWGPEKKFLEDQRYKGNRELKNPLAAVQMGLIYVNPEGPNGNPDPLAAAKDIRETFGRMAMNDEETVALIAGGHTFGKAHGKADPSKHVGKEPAAAGIEEQGFGWKNNYKKGNAEDTITSGLEGAWTANPTKWTTQYLNNLFGFEWVQTKSPAGAIQWIPKDGAGANMVPDAHDKSLRHAPIMFTTDLALKFDPSYKVIAKRFQENPKEFELAFAKAWFKLTHRDMGPLTRYIGKDLPKEALIWQDPVPSVSHKLVTVKEIESLKGKILKSGLSIPQLVRTAWASASTFRSTDMRGGANGARIRLTPQKNWVVNDPEELSKVLNKLEQIQEDFNKSGSKISLADLIVLAGNVAIEEAAKKAGVKVSVPFTPGRTDASLEQTDEYSFSVLEPKADAFRNYYGPGNYMSPTEMLVDKANMLSLSIPEMTVLLGGMRALDANAGKSKHGILTSKPGVLTNDFFVNLLDMSTKWQKSEQTEGLYEGLDRKTGSKRWTATSVDLIFGSHSELRAVAEVYASDDAKEKFVKDFVSAWNKVMMSDRFDVK, from the coding sequence ATGAGAAATTTCAGACGTTTCACAATCGCTCTCCTTGTGTTGTTCCTTGGCCCAATCGGAGCCGCGGACACCAAAGAGACCCAAGGGATGGACCGCCAAAATACATCCAACCAATTTTGGTGGCCAGAACGCTTGGACTTGGCACCACTGCGCCAACATAGCGCAGAATCGAATCCTTTGGGTAGGCAGTACAATTACGCCAAAGCATTTAAGGAATTGGACATCCAAACCTTAAAACAAGAAATCAAAACCGTTATGACCACGTCCCAAGATTGGTGGCCAGCTGATTATGGACATTATGGCCCATTCTTCATTCGTATGGCTTGGCATAGTGCGGGAACCTATCGCATCTCCGATGGGCGTGGTGGTGCTGGTGGAGGACAACAACGTTTTGAACCACTCAATAGTTGGCCTGATAATGCAAACCTCGACAAGGCAAGAAGGTTGTTATGGCCGATCAAGAAAAAATATGGTAACAAAATTTCTTGGGCCGACCTGATGGTTTTAACTGGCAATGTTGCATTGGAATCAATGGGATTCAAAACCTATGGATTTGCTGGTGGAAGGACTGACGATTGGGAAGCAGACCTAGTGTATTGGGGACCTGAGAAAAAATTCTTGGAAGACCAAAGATACAAAGGCAATCGCGAATTAAAAAACCCACTCGCTGCCGTTCAAATGGGACTTATCTATGTCAATCCAGAAGGACCTAATGGAAATCCCGACCCACTAGCAGCCGCTAAAGACATTCGTGAAACATTTGGCCGAATGGCAATGAATGACGAAGAAACTGTTGCACTGATTGCAGGTGGACACACATTCGGAAAAGCTCATGGTAAAGCAGATCCATCCAAACATGTTGGAAAAGAACCAGCAGCTGCTGGAATCGAAGAACAAGGGTTTGGTTGGAAAAATAATTATAAAAAAGGAAATGCAGAAGACACAATTACCAGTGGTCTCGAAGGAGCATGGACAGCAAATCCAACAAAGTGGACTACTCAATACCTAAACAACTTGTTTGGATTTGAGTGGGTACAAACAAAAAGTCCGGCTGGTGCCATCCAATGGATTCCAAAAGATGGAGCAGGTGCCAATATGGTTCCAGATGCTCATGACAAATCATTACGTCACGCTCCTATCATGTTTACAACCGACTTGGCACTAAAATTTGATCCAAGTTATAAGGTGATCGCAAAACGATTCCAAGAAAACCCAAAAGAATTTGAACTCGCGTTTGCAAAAGCATGGTTCAAATTAACTCACAGAGATATGGGTCCCCTCACCCGTTACATAGGAAAAGACCTTCCAAAAGAAGCATTAATTTGGCAAGACCCTGTTCCTAGTGTTTCTCATAAATTGGTAACTGTAAAGGAAATCGAAAGCCTTAAAGGAAAAATCCTGAAGTCTGGACTTTCAATTCCACAACTTGTCAGAACAGCATGGGCGTCAGCATCGACTTTCCGCAGTACGGACATGCGAGGTGGTGCCAATGGTGCGAGAATCCGCCTAACACCTCAAAAGAATTGGGTGGTCAATGATCCAGAAGAGTTATCAAAAGTTCTAAACAAACTAGAACAAATCCAAGAGGACTTTAACAAGTCAGGAAGTAAAATCTCTCTTGCTGACCTCATCGTTCTTGCTGGAAATGTTGCGATTGAAGAAGCCGCAAAAAAAGCAGGAGTAAAAGTTTCTGTCCCATTTACTCCAGGTAGAACAGATGCCAGTTTAGAACAAACCGATGAGTATTCCTTCTCTGTATTAGAACCAAAAGCAGATGCTTTTAGAAACTATTACGGACCAGGCAACTACATGTCACCAACTGAGATGTTAGTCGACAAAGCAAACATGTTGTCACTTTCAATCCCTGAGATGACTGTTTTACTTGGTGGAATGCGTGCATTAGATGCAAATGCTGGTAAATCAAAACATGGAATTCTAACATCAAAACCAGGAGTTTTGACTAATGATTTTTTTGTGAACTTACTCGACATGTCTACCAAATGGCAAAAGTCAGAACAAACAGAAGGACTGTATGAAGGTCTCGATCGCAAAACAGGATCAAAACGATGGACTGCAACGTCAGTTGATTTGATTTTCGGTTCTCACTCAGAACTTCGTGCTGTTGCAGAAGTATATGCCTCCGATGATGCCAAAGAAAAGTTTGTGAAAGATTTTGTTTCCGCATGGAACAAAGTGATGATGTCAGATCGATTTGATGTGAAATAA
- a CDS encoding alpha/beta hydrolase family esterase: MPFRKLSYSLIFISLCVFTMDSCERGFIRSTLKEKFQKKISELPAPNAITDFTRPITTPGDYVFSTIHQEILRYYKIHVPKSYNQVKTVPLLFVFHGGGGDMEIQSKEEYYHQISKSEELGHIVVFPNGYSVYKSGKIATWNAGNCCGEAKKANIDDLGFVKVILGHLTEKMNIDKKRIYSTGMSNGAMMSYQIACSMANQFSGITAVAGTDNTVDCKPSKPISIFHIHAKNDDKVLFYGGAGSSFTDRTLITDFVSVPKTVSKWVQLNGCHPTPKIVLQNKDVTCEEYHECKEGVTVKLCVTEDGGHSWPGGKKPSLLLGGESPTKAIIANDVMWDFFKSHPNQ, encoded by the coding sequence ATGCCATTTCGAAAACTATCCTATTCATTGATTTTCATTTCACTTTGTGTTTTCACCATGGATTCTTGCGAGCGAGGTTTCATACGTTCAACCCTCAAAGAAAAGTTCCAGAAAAAAATCAGTGAATTACCTGCTCCGAACGCGATAACTGATTTCACCAGGCCCATTACAACCCCAGGTGACTATGTGTTTTCGACCATACACCAAGAGATCCTTCGTTATTATAAAATCCACGTTCCAAAAAGTTACAATCAAGTTAAAACTGTCCCACTTTTATTTGTTTTCCACGGTGGTGGAGGTGATATGGAAATCCAATCAAAGGAAGAGTATTACCACCAAATTTCTAAATCAGAAGAGTTAGGACACATCGTTGTATTTCCGAATGGATACAGTGTATACAAATCGGGAAAAATTGCGACTTGGAATGCAGGCAATTGTTGTGGAGAAGCAAAAAAGGCGAATATAGATGATCTTGGATTTGTAAAGGTTATCCTTGGCCACCTAACAGAAAAAATGAACATTGACAAAAAAAGAATTTATTCTACTGGAATGTCAAATGGGGCAATGATGTCCTACCAAATTGCATGTTCAATGGCAAATCAATTTTCTGGGATCACTGCTGTGGCAGGAACTGATAATACAGTGGATTGCAAACCTTCCAAACCAATTTCCATTTTTCATATACATGCTAAAAATGATGATAAAGTATTATTTTATGGTGGAGCAGGTTCCAGCTTCACTGACAGAACACTCATTACGGATTTTGTTTCTGTTCCGAAAACTGTATCCAAATGGGTACAATTGAACGGTTGTCATCCCACACCAAAAATTGTGTTACAAAATAAAGATGTCACATGTGAAGAGTATCATGAATGCAAAGAAGGTGTGACAGTGAAACTTTGTGTGACGGAAGATGGTGGGCATTCTTGGCCAGGTGGGAAAAAACCTTCTCTTCTGTTAGGTGGTGAATCACCAACAAAAGCGATCATTGCCAATGATGTGATGTGGGATTTTTTCAAATCCCATCCCAATCAGTAA
- a CDS encoding phosphoenolpyruvate carboxylase — MDQKIQLDYQYLLECLKEVLEEIGQQDLIPYLPKYPSLSPIVNGKNLPQKTPELISLCFQLLNMVEENAAAQYRRKQETGDGFTKLSGLWGQSLTKAKEYGLSHDDILPILKEIECEPVLTAHPTEAKRASVLEIHRDLYLLLVKKENTIWTDLERETIRQEIKVQLERLWRTGEILLQKPDITSERKNIEHYLKNVFPNVLHELDQRFFQAWKHSGGSHEDLSDPKSLPIIRFGNWIGGDRDGHPFVTSEITKETLTLFCQYAREIHKNKCVELTQFLSLSDRIQSPPKEFLDRLESWHIEHQEISLDVKKRNPNEPWRQYCSLLAEKIKKKNISIEEYLGHLIFLRESLNSIGARKIANHCVFPLERLALSIGFHLAKTDIRQNSHYHSIAIEQILKASGTYEWNYREWTEEKKIRFILSELQSQRPFLLPEVDPGKEASNILNTYRSLRSCISELGISGIGSFIVSMTQNISDLLLVYLFLKEANLLEFHEEKGFFSPFQVVPLFETIEDLERSPEILDAYLKQDIVKNSFANQSLQIMLGYSDSNKDGGIFASQWNLYATETKLTEIANQHKVKLKFFHGRGGSISRGGGKTHKFLDALPHGTLNGKIRVTVQGESISQQYANKITAIYNLELFLATTTKVTIRHKWNEKKKHPAYPILESLSHKTKKTYTNLLHTEGFLTFFSQATPIDVIENSKIGSRPSRRTGQRTFQDLRAIPWVFSWSQSRFHLPNWFGVGSALYELSQNNKEDFHIIKEEIREWHFLNYVIKNIETGIYSSSPNIYTLYADLVEDSKTRKQILSLINEEYKKTMDVLSQLRGKEIQYVRPSLMETLSLREPGLTILHEKQIDWLRNWRNNQTEEMLQDLLVTVNAIASGLRTTG; from the coding sequence GTGGATCAAAAAATACAATTAGACTATCAATATCTTTTAGAATGTTTAAAAGAAGTTTTAGAAGAGATTGGACAACAAGATTTAATCCCTTACCTCCCGAAGTACCCGTCCCTATCTCCTATCGTAAACGGAAAAAATCTTCCCCAAAAAACACCAGAACTTATAAGCCTTTGTTTCCAACTTCTCAATATGGTGGAAGAAAATGCCGCAGCTCAATACAGAAGAAAACAAGAAACAGGAGATGGTTTTACAAAACTTTCTGGATTATGGGGACAGTCTCTTACCAAAGCCAAAGAATATGGATTATCCCACGACGACATCCTTCCTATTTTAAAAGAAATTGAATGTGAACCTGTTCTCACTGCCCATCCAACGGAAGCAAAACGAGCTAGTGTATTGGAAATTCACAGAGATTTATATTTACTTCTCGTAAAAAAAGAGAACACAATCTGGACCGATCTAGAAAGAGAAACGATACGACAAGAAATCAAAGTCCAACTCGAAAGACTTTGGCGAACTGGAGAAATTTTACTTCAAAAACCCGACATCACTAGTGAAAGAAAAAACATTGAACACTATTTAAAAAATGTCTTCCCCAATGTGTTACATGAATTAGACCAAAGATTTTTTCAAGCATGGAAACATTCCGGCGGGAGTCATGAAGACCTATCTGATCCCAAATCACTCCCAATCATTCGATTCGGAAATTGGATTGGAGGAGATAGAGACGGTCACCCATTTGTAACAAGCGAAATCACAAAAGAAACATTAACATTATTCTGTCAGTATGCTCGAGAGATTCATAAAAACAAATGTGTTGAACTGACTCAATTTTTATCTTTATCAGATCGAATCCAATCTCCACCAAAAGAATTTTTAGATCGATTAGAATCATGGCATATAGAACACCAAGAAATTTCTCTCGATGTAAAAAAACGAAATCCAAATGAGCCTTGGAGACAATACTGCAGCCTCCTTGCCGAAAAAATAAAAAAGAAGAATATTAGCATTGAAGAATATTTAGGACACCTGATTTTTTTAAGAGAATCACTCAATTCAATTGGAGCCCGAAAAATTGCAAATCATTGTGTTTTCCCTTTGGAACGACTTGCCTTATCGATAGGGTTTCACCTGGCAAAAACTGACATTAGACAAAACTCCCATTACCATTCCATTGCTATTGAACAAATCTTAAAAGCAAGTGGGACCTATGAATGGAACTATCGTGAGTGGACGGAAGAAAAAAAAATTCGCTTCATCCTTTCGGAACTTCAATCCCAAAGACCCTTTTTATTGCCAGAGGTAGACCCAGGGAAAGAAGCATCTAACATCTTAAATACTTACCGATCCCTTCGATCTTGTATCTCTGAATTGGGGATCAGTGGAATTGGAAGCTTTATCGTCAGTATGACGCAAAATATATCAGACTTACTATTAGTGTATTTATTCCTAAAAGAAGCCAATCTTTTAGAATTTCATGAAGAGAAAGGATTTTTTTCTCCCTTTCAAGTGGTTCCACTTTTTGAAACCATTGAAGACCTAGAACGATCACCAGAAATTTTAGATGCTTACCTCAAACAAGACATTGTCAAAAACTCTTTTGCCAACCAATCCCTACAAATCATGCTCGGCTATAGCGACTCCAATAAAGACGGTGGGATTTTTGCTAGCCAATGGAATTTGTATGCAACGGAAACAAAATTAACCGAAATTGCCAACCAACACAAAGTAAAACTCAAATTCTTTCATGGCCGCGGAGGTAGTATTTCAAGAGGAGGTGGGAAAACACATAAGTTTTTAGATGCCCTACCTCATGGTACATTGAATGGAAAAATACGCGTCACTGTTCAAGGTGAATCGATTAGCCAACAATATGCAAATAAAATCACAGCCATTTATAACTTAGAACTATTTCTTGCTACCACAACAAAAGTAACGATTCGTCACAAGTGGAATGAAAAAAAGAAACATCCTGCTTATCCAATCTTGGAATCCTTATCGCACAAAACGAAGAAAACTTATACAAACTTATTACATACGGAAGGATTTTTAACTTTCTTCTCACAAGCGACCCCAATTGATGTCATCGAGAATTCAAAAATTGGATCAAGGCCAAGTCGCAGAACGGGACAACGTACATTCCAAGATTTAAGAGCCATCCCTTGGGTTTTTAGTTGGAGCCAATCACGATTCCATTTGCCCAATTGGTTTGGTGTTGGCTCAGCACTGTATGAATTAAGCCAAAACAACAAAGAAGATTTCCACATCATAAAAGAAGAAATTAGGGAATGGCATTTCCTGAATTACGTGATCAAAAATATCGAAACAGGGATTTATTCATCTTCACCTAACATTTACACCCTCTATGCAGATTTAGTGGAAGATTCAAAGACTAGAAAGCAGATACTTTCTCTCATCAATGAAGAATACAAAAAAACAATGGATGTTCTTTCTCAATTAAGGGGGAAAGAAATTCAATATGTAAGACCATCTCTTATGGAGACTCTTAGTTTAAGAGAACCAGGACTGACCATCTTACATGAAAAACAAATTGACTGGTTAAGAAATTGGAGAAATAACCAAACAGAAGAAATGTTACAGGATTTGCTTGTCACTGTGAATGCAATTGCAAGTGGTTTGAGAACCACAGGTTAA
- a CDS encoding high-potential iron-sulfur protein: MKPFTRKQFLNRSIVLASTLFLLGGEWNLIAKGTIEEKISDPPDGLKPILENDPTAQALGFHQDAKYTDFNLYPERKQPQAKNQVCLQCAQFTKLNEGWGKCSILTNGVVSTKGWCSAWSKKS, encoded by the coding sequence ATGAAACCGTTCACACGCAAACAATTTCTAAATCGTTCCATTGTTCTTGCGTCCACTCTCTTCCTTTTAGGGGGAGAGTGGAATTTAATTGCAAAAGGAACAATCGAAGAAAAAATTTCGGATCCACCTGATGGCCTAAAACCAATACTCGAAAACGATCCCACTGCACAGGCGTTAGGTTTTCACCAAGATGCAAAGTATACTGATTTTAATTTGTATCCTGAAAGGAAACAACCACAAGCCAAAAACCAAGTTTGCCTCCAATGTGCCCAATTTACAAAACTCAATGAAGGTTGGGGAAAGTGTTCTATATTGACAAATGGTGTTGTATCAACAAAAGGTTGGTGCTCGGCCTGGTCAAAAAAATCTTGA
- a CDS encoding LIC_10421 family protein, translating into MIKKLSIFILALVSTSLFALEDIEKVLVQKANTPEEKKVVKSYLLKVAKEHKDLAAKYRGLAKAQKGGKAIYQDNRKAEMIDLAEKFESDAKVYEEEAGKL; encoded by the coding sequence ATGATCAAAAAACTATCTATATTCATTTTAGCATTGGTATCCACATCCCTTTTTGCATTGGAAGATATTGAAAAGGTACTCGTTCAAAAAGCCAACACTCCGGAAGAAAAGAAAGTAGTTAAGTCCTACCTATTGAAAGTAGCCAAAGAACACAAAGATCTTGCTGCAAAATACCGTGGTTTGGCGAAAGCGCAAAAAGGTGGCAAGGCAATCTACCAAGACAATCGTAAGGCAGAGATGATTGACTTGGCTGAAAAATTCGAATCAGACGCAAAAGTCTACGAAGAAGAAGCAGGAAAATTATAA
- a CDS encoding cryptochrome/photolyase family protein, translated as MKKALLILGNQLFDLSTLIPREKRSEYLVFLREDQELCTYYHFHKHKILFFFLAMRAYAEELKGLGFLVHYEPLDVNSDSYEVQLSNFLLKESIDELHYFEIEDRFFEKRILTLLKTTNVKGIEHSSPMFLTKRKDFEAYLLTHKKPFMKTFYESQRKTLHVLVNDKKEPIGGKWSFDTENRKKLPKSYHAPTLPQINFTTKEKEVFHLVETHFPNHPGNTENFWLPTSRKGAKHWLDQFLKERLDLFGPYEDAFSQTFPFLQHSVLTPFLNIGLLTPKEVVEVTLDHAKKNKIPIESLEGFLRQIIGWREFIRGIDQNFGEIQESKNHFVHNRKFTKHWFDGTTGIPPLDFVIRKCNQYGYAHHIERLMVLGSLMVLFEINPKEAYRWFMEMFIDSSDWVMGPNVYGMALFSDGGIFATKPYICGSNYYQKMGQFPKGEWEQAVDGLYWSFIETHQFEFTKNPRTAVLVGNLHRMQNDRKEKLFQTAKVWKEKLTLVS; from the coding sequence ATGAAAAAAGCTCTCCTCATCCTTGGTAACCAGCTTTTTGATCTTTCAACTCTCATTCCCCGCGAGAAACGTTCGGAATATCTGGTCTTCCTAAGAGAAGACCAAGAATTATGTACATACTACCATTTTCATAAACATAAAATTTTATTTTTCTTTTTAGCAATGAGAGCCTATGCAGAAGAACTAAAAGGTTTAGGTTTTTTGGTTCACTACGAACCTTTGGATGTAAATTCCGATTCCTATGAAGTGCAACTGTCGAATTTTCTTTTAAAAGAATCCATTGATGAATTACACTATTTTGAAATCGAAGACCGTTTTTTTGAAAAAAGAATTCTTACGTTACTCAAAACGACAAACGTAAAAGGGATCGAACATAGCTCTCCTATGTTTCTGACAAAACGCAAAGATTTTGAAGCCTATTTATTAACACATAAAAAACCATTCATGAAGACTTTTTATGAATCACAAAGAAAAACATTACATGTGTTAGTGAATGATAAAAAAGAACCTATAGGTGGGAAATGGAGTTTTGATACAGAAAATCGGAAAAAACTTCCCAAATCTTACCATGCTCCAACTTTACCCCAGATCAATTTTACAACGAAAGAGAAGGAAGTTTTCCATTTGGTTGAAACACATTTTCCAAACCATCCAGGAAACACTGAAAATTTTTGGTTACCAACGTCTCGTAAGGGTGCCAAACATTGGTTAGATCAATTTCTAAAAGAAAGATTGGATTTATTTGGTCCTTATGAAGATGCGTTTTCACAAACCTTTCCCTTCTTACAACATTCGGTACTCACACCATTTTTAAATATTGGTTTATTAACTCCTAAAGAAGTTGTCGAAGTTACATTGGATCACGCAAAAAAAAATAAAATCCCGATTGAATCGTTGGAAGGTTTCCTACGACAAATCATCGGTTGGCGAGAATTCATTAGGGGAATCGATCAAAATTTTGGGGAGATACAAGAATCAAAAAACCATTTTGTTCACAATCGAAAGTTCACAAAACATTGGTTTGATGGTACTACTGGCATACCACCTCTCGATTTTGTTATAAGGAAGTGCAATCAATATGGATACGCTCACCACATAGAAAGATTGATGGTACTTGGATCATTAATGGTGTTATTCGAAATCAATCCAAAGGAAGCGTATCGTTGGTTCATGGAAATGTTCATTGATTCGTCTGATTGGGTGATGGGACCCAATGTCTATGGGATGGCCCTATTTAGTGATGGCGGAATTTTTGCCACCAAACCATACATATGTGGATCCAACTACTACCAAAAAATGGGACAGTTCCCCAAAGGTGAATGGGAACAAGCCGTGGATGGATTGTATTGGTCGTTTATCGAAACCCACCAATTCGAGTTTACCAAAAACCCTAGAACTGCTGTCCTTGTTGGAAATTTACACCGGATGCAAAATGACAGGAAGGAAAAACTCTTCCAAACTGCCAAAGTCTGGAAAGAGAAACTCACTTTAGTGTCGTAA
- a CDS encoding cysteine-rich CWC family protein: protein MKEPKPNKNPIQDSTYNSQGSVIKHEEKICPNCLRIFECKVGSIQLCQCTKVQLTKEETEYLATQYTDCLCFQCMETLAFEYRMNQKLVQLPWKL from the coding sequence TTGAAAGAACCAAAACCAAACAAAAATCCAATACAAGATTCAACATACAATTCCCAGGGGTCAGTGATCAAACATGAGGAAAAAATTTGCCCCAACTGTTTGCGAATTTTTGAATGTAAGGTTGGTTCCATTCAATTGTGCCAGTGTACGAAAGTTCAATTGACAAAGGAAGAAACTGAATATTTGGCAACTCAGTATACAGATTGTTTGTGTTTCCAATGTATGGAGACATTGGCATTCGAATACAGAATGAACCAGAAGTTAGTTCAATTGCCTTGGAAATTATGA
- a CDS encoding ethanolamine ammonia-lyase subunit EutB, which produces MSYQIIIGKKTYQFRDLKEVLAKATPLRSGDFLSGVAAENQEERIAAQMVLADIYLSDFLNIELIPANKDEVTRLILESHDPSAFKMISHLTVGGFRDFLLSETTDLPVLESIRMGLTPEMVAAVSKLMSNQDLILVSQKIKIITKFRNTIGLPGRLSVRLQPNHPTDDPKGIAASILDGLLLGSGDAVIGINPATDHVPTCISLLEMLDAIIQTYSIPTQSCILTHVTTSMQVMQKGAPLDLVFQSIGGTEDLNQSFGINLSLLAEARDMALSLKRGSIGNNVMYFETGQGSALSAGAHHGIDQQTLEVRAYAVARKFSPLLVNTVVGFIGPEYLYNGKQIIRAGLEDHFCGKLMGLPMGVDICYTNHADADQDDMDTLLTLLGVAGCNFIMGIPGADDVMLSYQSTSFHDALYLRQVLGLKPAPEFEQWLVQKGIFSNGKQFLPVENQMVSLFEKGMRLD; this is translated from the coding sequence GTGAGTTACCAAATCATCATTGGAAAAAAAACATATCAGTTCCGTGACTTAAAAGAAGTTTTGGCAAAAGCAACCCCCCTTCGTTCTGGAGATTTTTTAAGCGGAGTTGCCGCAGAAAACCAAGAAGAGAGAATCGCGGCCCAAATGGTATTAGCAGATATTTACTTATCTGATTTTTTAAACATCGAATTAATTCCAGCAAACAAGGATGAGGTGACAAGACTCATTTTAGAATCACATGATCCTTCTGCTTTTAAGATGATTTCCCATTTAACTGTAGGAGGATTTCGGGATTTTTTACTATCGGAAACAACAGATCTGCCTGTTTTAGAATCCATTCGTATGGGTCTCACTCCAGAAATGGTTGCTGCTGTTTCGAAACTCATGTCCAATCAGGATTTAATTTTAGTCAGTCAAAAAATCAAAATTATCACAAAGTTTCGAAATACAATAGGATTACCTGGAAGGTTGTCGGTTCGTTTGCAACCTAACCATCCCACAGATGACCCGAAAGGGATTGCTGCCAGTATCTTAGATGGATTGTTACTTGGAAGTGGAGATGCTGTGATCGGAATTAATCCTGCCACAGACCATGTCCCAACTTGTATTTCATTATTAGAAATGTTAGATGCAATCATTCAAACATATTCCATCCCAACTCAATCTTGTATCCTCACCCATGTAACCACCTCAATGCAAGTGATGCAAAAAGGAGCACCACTAGACTTAGTATTCCAATCCATCGGCGGAACAGAAGATTTGAATCAGAGTTTTGGTATCAATCTTTCTCTATTAGCAGAAGCAAGAGATATGGCATTGTCTTTAAAGAGAGGATCCATTGGAAATAACGTAATGTATTTTGAAACAGGGCAAGGGAGTGCGCTTTCAGCAGGGGCGCATCATGGCATTGACCAACAAACTTTAGAAGTGAGAGCATATGCCGTTGCCAGAAAATTTTCTCCCTTACTTGTGAATACTGTCGTTGGTTTTATCGGCCCTGAGTATTTATACAATGGAAAACAAATCATTCGTGCAGGTTTGGAAGATCATTTTTGTGGAAAACTAATGGGTTTACCCATGGGAGTTGACATTTGTTATACGAATCACGCTGATGCAGACCAAGATGATATGGATACCTTATTAACTCTCCTAGGGGTGGCAGGGTGTAATTTTATCATGGGAATACCTGGTGCTGACGATGTAATGTTATCATACCAAAGTACTTCATTTCATGATGCATTGTATCTAAGACAAGTATTGGGATTAAAACCGGCACCTGAATTTGAACAATGGTTGGTTCAAAAAGGAATTTTTTCAAATGGGAAACAGTTTTTACCAGTTGAGAATCAAATGGTCTCCTTGTTTGAAAAAGGAATGAGGTTGGATTAA